In a genomic window of Ornithorhynchus anatinus isolate Pmale09 chromosome Y1, mOrnAna1.pri.v4, whole genome shotgun sequence:
- the LOC114808653 gene encoding cation channel sperm-associated protein 3-like — protein sequence MAPFPPTSYWCDGSHRLQVTTDFFLFQFSETVFMAIYFAEFFLKIFVAPLKYWKNLYNMLDFCVLFIACIPCCLTKLKHGYLYASIASGVQSLRILKLISYCRGMMP from the coding sequence ATGgcccctttcccacccacctcaTACTGGTGTGATGGCTCTCACAGACTACAAGTGACCACTGACTTCTTCCTTTTTCAGTTTTCAGAAACTGTCTTCATGGCCATTTACTtcgctgaattttttttaaagatttttgtGGCACCACTCAAGTACTGGAAGAATCTGTACAACATGCTGGATTTTTGTGTTCTTTTCATTGCTTGCATTCCTTGTTGCCTCACCAAGCTGAAACATGGTTACTTATATGCCAGTATTGCCAGTGGAGTCCAGTCTCTTCGGATCCTCAAGCTGATCTCCTACTGTCGTGGAATGATG